The stretch of DNA AAGATATGATAATTTAATAGAATTATTTGGAGAAAAGCCTACGCCAGCAGTTGGTTTTGCCTATGGATTTGACAGGGTTATGCTAAATATTGATGATTTTGAAGTTGAAGATGAAAGCATATTAATAATACCAATTAAAAAAGATAAAAAACTTTTAAAGGAGTGTTTAAATATTGCAGATGTGCTTAGAAAAAGTGGAAAAAGCGTAGAAATTGAATTAATGAACAGAAAATTAAACAAAGCTTTAAATTATGCCAATGCCGTTGGAATTAACAAGGTAATAATCGTTGGTGAGCAGGAGCTCAGTAAAGGTAAAGTTTCATTGAAGAATATGAAAACAGGTGAACAGGAGCTCGTGGGTTTAGACGAGTTGGAAAATATTTAATTAAATTAACTGCATAATTTTAAGTCATAAGTAATGTATCTGCTAAAATTACAATTATTATAATTATATTACATTTTAATATCCTGTTTAACGATAGATAATTATATATATCATTTTATTATTAAATAAATTTTGCACATAAGGGATTAATATAATTGGAGGGCTATTATGAAGGTATTACTCTACCTATTTGTCGAAACTGAAAATGTTGGAAAAGCCATAAATGCATTATCCGAAGGAGGAATATCTGGATTCTTTTTAAATGAATATAAAGGAATGTCTCCCCAAGATTGGAGTGGATTTTTATTAGATGAAGAACCTGAAAAAGCCTTAAAGATAATTAACGACATGGCACATAATGCCGTGATGATAGGCACCATCGTAAATGAGAAAAATCTAAATTCAATAAAAAAATGTATTCATGAAAGACTTTCAGATGAAAGATACACCATTGCAGAAATCCCAATCGTAGGATTAAAAGTAAATAGAACAGACTAATTTGTGATTTTTATGAGATTTAGAAAAGGAAGGCCTAAAATTCCAAGAATTATATCAGAAGAACCAAAAGCAAGAATATTTAAACCAGCGGAAATTTTAGGTAATACTACTAATAATAATGAAAAAGAGGTTTTACATTTAAGTTTGGAAGAATTGGAGTCCATAAGACTTGTAGATTATTTAGGATATTCTCATGAAGAAGCAGCGAACGCTATGGGCATATCAAGAAGAGTATTTTGGAATATTTTAAAATCTGCAAGAAAAAAGGTAAGTGATTTTTTAGTTAATGGAAAAATTATAAGAATAGAAGGTGGATATTATAAATTAAGAGAATGTGGAATGAATGATATATGTGGTAAGGGCAAATACTGTATATTTAAACCTACAAGATGTTGTCCTAGATTCCAGGTTAATGATGATGATAGATATAATACTGATAATAACACCGATAATAAAGATTAACGATTTTAAATAAATAAAATAAATAAAATTAAATTATTAAATTAATTAAATAAAATAAAACAAATTATTAAATTAATAATAAAATTAAATTAAAGAATTAAAGTATTATTATTAATTATTTTGGTGATAATATGCTTTTGTTGGAAGTTAAAAATGTTTCAAAAAAGTTTGGAGAACATGAGGTATTAAAAGATATAAACTTCGAATTAAATGAAGGAGAGGTTCTCGGTATTCTCGGTAGAAGTGGTGCAGGGAAATCAGTTTTACTCCACATGCTCAGAGGTATGGAGGGCTATGAACCTACGGAAGGAAAGGTTATTTACCATATTGCAAGATGTGATAAATGTGGAGAGGTAGATGTTCCTTCAAAAGACGGTCAAAAGTGTAAATGCGGTGGGACCTTTCATGAAATTTCAGTAGATTTCTGGAATAACAAAGAAATAACCTATAATTTAAAGAAAAAAATTGCCATAATGCTTCAAAGAACCTTTGCCCTATATGGTGAAAAATCGGTAATTGAAAATATATTGGAGGCATTATCATCAGCAGGATTTGAAGGTAAAGAAGCAACAGATATCGCCATGAGATTAATAAAAATGGTTAAATTGGAACATAGAATTACACATATTGCAAGGGATTTAAGTGGTGGTGAAAAGCAGAGGGTTGTTCTTGCAAGACAGATTGCTAAAAAACCTGTGATTTTCTTAGCAGATGAACCTACTGGAACACTTGACCCAAAAACTGCCAAACTCGTGCATGAGGCACTAAAAGAAACCGTTATTAAAAACAATATTGGTATGATTATTACTTCCCACTGGGCTGAGGTTATAGCTGAACTCTCAAACAAAGCGATATGGCTTGAAGGTGGGAAGATTAAAGAATACGGGGATAGTGAAGAGGTCGTAAATAAGTTTATGGAAACAATAACCGAGTTTAAGAAGTTTGAAAAGGTAGAGGTGAAAGATAAACAGATAATATTGGAAAATATTGAAAAAAAATACTGTTCAGTTGAAAGGGGTGTTGTAAAGGCAGTTAATGGAGTTTCATTGGACATCAATGAGATGGAAATATTTGGACTTGTTGGAACAAGCGGTGCAGGAAAAACCACATTATCAAAAATTATAGCGGGAGTCCTTCCACCGTCAAAAGGGAAATACCAATTTAGGCTTGGCGATGAATGGATAGATATGACAAAACCAGGTCCTATGTATAGGGGAAGGGCAAGAAGATATATTGGAATGCTTTTCCAAGAATATACATTATACCCCCATAGAACAATATTATACAACCTTACAGAATCCATAGGGTTAGAGCTCCCAGGGGAATTTGCAAGAATGAAGGCAGAACATACATTAACATCAGTAGGTTTCACCGAGGAGGAAGCAGAAACTATATTGGATAAATATCCAAGGGAGCTCAGTGTAGGTGAAAAGCACAGGGTGGCACTTGCTCAGGTGCTGATAAAAGAACCTCGTGTAATACTTCTCGATGAACCTACGGGAACCATGGACCCATTTACAAGAAATATGGTAGCAGAATCCATTCAAAAATCAAGAAAAGAATTGGAACAAACATATATTATAGTATCCCACGATATGGACTTTGTTTTAAATGTTTGTGATAGAGCTGCATTGATGAGAAATGGAAAAGTAATAAAAATGGGAAAACCAGAAGAAATCGTTAAGATATTAACTGAGGAAGAAAAAGAAGAAATGATTGGACATTAAAATTTTTATTATTATTTATTATTTTATTTTTATTATTTTATCTTCTATTTATTTTTATTTATTAAATTCTCTAAATATTCTGCTTCTTTGATTATAAACTCTATTTTTTCATTTTTTGAACGGATTTTACAATTTTTATCGTCTATTTCAAGATTAAAACAATTTTT from Methanothermococcus okinawensis IH1 encodes:
- a CDS encoding MJ1244 family protein, translating into MKVLLYLFVETENVGKAINALSEGGISGFFLNEYKGMSPQDWSGFLLDEEPEKALKIINDMAHNAVMIGTIVNEKNLNSIKKCIHERLSDERYTIAEIPIVGLKVNRTD
- a CDS encoding DUF134 domain-containing protein, whose product is MRFRKGRPKIPRIISEEPKARIFKPAEILGNTTNNNEKEVLHLSLEELESIRLVDYLGYSHEEAANAMGISRRVFWNILKSARKKVSDFLVNGKIIRIEGGYYKLRECGMNDICGKGKYCIFKPTRCCPRFQVNDDDRYNTDNNTDNKD
- the atwA gene encoding methyl coenzyme M reductase system, component A2; protein product: MLLLEVKNVSKKFGEHEVLKDINFELNEGEVLGILGRSGAGKSVLLHMLRGMEGYEPTEGKVIYHIARCDKCGEVDVPSKDGQKCKCGGTFHEISVDFWNNKEITYNLKKKIAIMLQRTFALYGEKSVIENILEALSSAGFEGKEATDIAMRLIKMVKLEHRITHIARDLSGGEKQRVVLARQIAKKPVIFLADEPTGTLDPKTAKLVHEALKETVIKNNIGMIITSHWAEVIAELSNKAIWLEGGKIKEYGDSEEVVNKFMETITEFKKFEKVEVKDKQIILENIEKKYCSVERGVVKAVNGVSLDINEMEIFGLVGTSGAGKTTLSKIIAGVLPPSKGKYQFRLGDEWIDMTKPGPMYRGRARRYIGMLFQEYTLYPHRTILYNLTESIGLELPGEFARMKAEHTLTSVGFTEEEAETILDKYPRELSVGEKHRVALAQVLIKEPRVILLDEPTGTMDPFTRNMVAESIQKSRKELEQTYIIVSHDMDFVLNVCDRAALMRNGKVIKMGKPEEIVKILTEEEKEEMIGH